In the Parus major isolate Abel chromosome 4A, Parus_major1.1, whole genome shotgun sequence genome, one interval contains:
- the LOC107203718 gene encoding synaptotagmin-like protein 2 isoform X1, producing the protein MLDLSFLTEEEYEKLMKVLQRDAELKKKDGDRIRQIQGSIKDEKKKKFVTGEWFSEVKAKRFQEDLEGPDLLWASIRRKKGKLENEASKHIQMGLESKAAPSPVFPEDVLDAGEGRSSTPTLVTTEQEILPGLPVQLSASYKRSSIHDVFSSESDTGTSPFVTATNSFHLSRKGHGVSPLFAKLSEDAVPQPSTAAGGEAVDGATGTTEGQKTPPKETYAPSKIPVTKKPSRSFPRPLPAEGESSWAGKRGMNYTISSMSNREEDIGLDHEHFKNLKNFWEKGADSVAVGSMAAEPVWAEADSWEFKLCHFLSVQSGKGQDADEKYGAFIKSRTPYKRTITLSSSEEGPSYATSARKGSVSITPRSTYAKSKGSLVKRNGFLSESNGNLLMPEEEKMVQHCFKKSRLPVRALSTQLESPTKDVSGSTLAPGAAAEELVAAEVHKPTVKSLASKVQILIEPVLTDGGSDDEKEERSDLGEPSGEREAVQGTDSAVYSEKDWDHSPAAQALARANSINLAKSMMNIYTTTETYNKPYLIPHQFLEPERVKELSTSSPLLLSETESDTASEISFQFNRHKKTPSIGSHSSDMASVSSVSGSVLSVYSGDFGSVDAQGTVEFALDYDEKNREFQVHVSQCKDLAVVDEKKGRSDPYVKTYLLPDKARMGKRKTSVKKRTVNPIYNEVLRYKIEKMVLLIQKLNLSVWHNDPLGRNSFLGEIEIDLASWDWSNRKLNWYLLKPRSLSVVNGVDHRGVMSLSIKYVPPGSLGPKNPPSGEVHIWVKDVKDLLQLRPSGVDSFVKCYVLPDTSKKSYQKTRVIKRDTNPVFNHTIVYDGFHTEDLKDACVELTVWDHEKLTNHFLGGIRLGLGTGLSYGISVDWMDSTQEEVAFWQEMMLAANEWIEGLLPLRSLAGRKNLK; encoded by the exons ATGTTGGACTTGAGCTTCCTGACTGAAGAGGAGTATGAAAAGCTGATGAAGGTTCTGCAGAGAGATGCAGAGCTGAAGAAGAAGGATGGAGATCGCATCAG GCAGATACAAGGCTCCATCAAGgatgaaaagaagaagaagTTTGTGACGGGTGAATGGTTTTCAGAAGTGAAGGCAAAACGGTTTCAGGAAGACTTGGAGGGGCCGGATCTACTTTGGGCATCaattagaaggaaaaagggCAAACTAGAAA ATGAGGCCAGCAAGCACATCCAGATGGGTCTGGAAAGCAAAGCTGCCCCAAGTCCTGTGTTTCCTGAGGATGTTCTTGATGCAGGAGAGGGAAG aTCCAGCACACCTACTCttgtcaccacagagcaggaAATTTTGCCAGGACTTCCTGTCCAGTTGTCTGCATCATACAAG agATCCAGCATCCATgatgttttttcctcagagaGTGACACTGGAACAAGTCCATTTGTGACTGCAACAAACAGCTTTCATTTGTCTAGAAAAG GTCATGGAGTATCTCCATTATTCGCCAAGCTTTCAGAGGATGCTGTGCCTCAGCCCAGtactgcagctggaggagaagctgtTGATGGGGCCACTGGCACTACAGAGGGGCAAAAAACTCCACCCAAAGAAACTTATGCTCCCAGCAAAATACCAGTTACAAAGAAACCAAGCAGAAGCTTCCCCAGACCTCTGCCCGCAGAAGGGGAAAGCAGCTGGGCTGGTAAGCGAGGCATGAACTACACAATCTCGTCGATGAGTAACAGAGAGGAGGATATCGGCCTTGACCATGAACACTTCAAGAACTTGAAGAACTTTTGGGAGAAGGGAGCAGACTCAGTGGCAGTGGGGAgcatggcagcagagccagtcTGGGCAGAGGCAGACAGTTGGGAGTTCAAGCTGTGCCACTTCCTCTCTGTGCAGTCTGGGAAAGGCCAGGATGCTGATGAAAAATATGGCGCCTTCATCAAATCAAGGACCCCCTACAAAAGGACAATCACGTTGTCTTCTAGTGAGGAGGGGCCAAGCTATGCCACTTCTGCAAGGAAGGGCTCAGTTTCCATCACTCCCAGATCCACTTATGCCAAGAGCAAAGGCAGCCTGGTTAAAAGAAATGGCTTTCTGAGTGAAAGCAATGGGAACCTGCTGATGCCAGAGGAAGAGAAGATGGTGCAGCACTGCTTCAAGAAATCCAGACTGCCTGTGCGAGCACTTTCCACCCAACTCGAGTCACCTACCAAGGATGTGTCTGGGAGCACACTGGCGCCAGGGGCGGCTGCGGAGGAGCTGGTTGCGGCAGAAGTGCACAAGCCCACAGTGAAGTCTCTGGCGAGCAAGGTGCAGATACTGATTGAGCCTGTGCTCACAGATGGTGGAAGCGAtgatgagaaagaagaaagatctGATTTGGGTGAACCATCTGGAGAGAGAGAAGCTGTTCAGGGAACAGACTCAGCTGTTTACTCAG AGAAAGACTGGGAtcattctcctgctgctcaggcacTGGCCCGAGCAAATAGCATTAATCTTGCAAAGAGCATGATGAACATTTACACAACCACAGAAA CATACAATAAACCTTATTTGATACCACATCAATTTCTTGAACCTGAAAGAGTCAAAGAACTGAGCacatcctctcctctcctgttgTCTGAG ACTGAATCAGACACGGCTTCAGAGATCAGCTTCCAGTTTAACAGGCACAAAAAGACACCCAGCATTGGCAGCCACTCATCCGACATGGCTTCTGTCTCCTCG GTGAGTGGCAGTGTACTCAGTGTCTACAGCGGTGATTTTGGGAGTGTGGATGCCCAAGGAACCGTGGAATTTGCTCTAGACTATGATGAGAAGAACCGGGAGTTCCAGGTCCATGTGTCCCAGTGCAAGGACTTGGCTGTAGTGGATGAGAAAAAAGGCAGATCCGACCC GTATGTTAAAACCTACCTGCTCCCAGACAAAGCTAGGATGGGTAAGAGGAAAACATCAGTGAAGAAGAGGACAGTGAACCCCATTTACAATGAGGTCTTACGG tacaaaatagagaaaatggTATTGCTGatacaaaaattaaatctctctGTTTGGCACAATGATCCATTGGGACGTAACAGTTTTTTGGGAGAGATTGAAATAGACTTGGCCAGCTGGGACTGGAGCAACAGGAAGCTCAACTGGTACCTGCTGAAGCCCCGG aGCCTTTCTGTTGTTAATGGTGTGGATCATCGAGGAGTGATGAGTTTATCCATTAAGTATGTCCCCCCTGGAAGCCTAG GGCCCAAGAATCCTCCCTCTGGTGAAGTTCACATTTGGGTCAAAGACGTCAAGGACCTGCTGCAGTTGCGTCCATCAGGAGTTGACTCCTTTGTGAAGTG CTATGTGCTTCCAGACACCAGTAAGAAGAGCTACCAAAAGACCCGAGTCATAAAGAGAGACACAAACCCTGTTTTCAATCACACCATTGTGTATGATGGCTTTCATACAGAGGATCTGAAGGATGCCTGTGTTGAACTCACTGTGTGGGATCATGAAAAGCTTACCAACCATTTCCTTGGAGGAATCAGGCTAGGCCTTGGGACAG GTTTGAGCTATGGCATCTCTGTGGACTGGATGGACTCCACACAGGAGGAGGTGGCCTTTTGGCAGGAGATGATGTTGGCTGCCAATGAATGGATCGAAGGATTGCTGCCATTGCGCTCActggcagggaggaaaaatctgaaataa
- the LOC107203718 gene encoding synaptotagmin-like protein 2 isoform X2, with amino-acid sequence MGLESKAAPSPVFPEDVLDAGEGRSSTPTLVTTEQEILPGLPVQLSASYKRSSIHDVFSSESDTGTSPFVTATNSFHLSRKGHGVSPLFAKLSEDAVPQPSTAAGGEAVDGATGTTEGQKTPPKETYAPSKIPVTKKPSRSFPRPLPAEGESSWAGKRGMNYTISSMSNREEDIGLDHEHFKNLKNFWEKGADSVAVGSMAAEPVWAEADSWEFKLCHFLSVQSGKGQDADEKYGAFIKSRTPYKRTITLSSSEEGPSYATSARKGSVSITPRSTYAKSKGSLVKRNGFLSESNGNLLMPEEEKMVQHCFKKSRLPVRALSTQLESPTKDVSGSTLAPGAAAEELVAAEVHKPTVKSLASKVQILIEPVLTDGGSDDEKEERSDLGEPSGEREAVQGTDSAVYSEKDWDHSPAAQALARANSINLAKSMMNIYTTTETYNKPYLIPHQFLEPERVKELSTSSPLLLSETESDTASEISFQFNRHKKTPSIGSHSSDMASVSSVSGSVLSVYSGDFGSVDAQGTVEFALDYDEKNREFQVHVSQCKDLAVVDEKKGRSDPYVKTYLLPDKARMGKRKTSVKKRTVNPIYNEVLRYKIEKMVLLIQKLNLSVWHNDPLGRNSFLGEIEIDLASWDWSNRKLNWYLLKPRSLSVVNGVDHRGVMSLSIKYVPPGSLGPKNPPSGEVHIWVKDVKDLLQLRPSGVDSFVKCYVLPDTSKKSYQKTRVIKRDTNPVFNHTIVYDGFHTEDLKDACVELTVWDHEKLTNHFLGGIRLGLGTGLSYGISVDWMDSTQEEVAFWQEMMLAANEWIEGLLPLRSLAGRKNLK; translated from the exons ATGGGTCTGGAAAGCAAAGCTGCCCCAAGTCCTGTGTTTCCTGAGGATGTTCTTGATGCAGGAGAGGGAAG aTCCAGCACACCTACTCttgtcaccacagagcaggaAATTTTGCCAGGACTTCCTGTCCAGTTGTCTGCATCATACAAG agATCCAGCATCCATgatgttttttcctcagagaGTGACACTGGAACAAGTCCATTTGTGACTGCAACAAACAGCTTTCATTTGTCTAGAAAAG GTCATGGAGTATCTCCATTATTCGCCAAGCTTTCAGAGGATGCTGTGCCTCAGCCCAGtactgcagctggaggagaagctgtTGATGGGGCCACTGGCACTACAGAGGGGCAAAAAACTCCACCCAAAGAAACTTATGCTCCCAGCAAAATACCAGTTACAAAGAAACCAAGCAGAAGCTTCCCCAGACCTCTGCCCGCAGAAGGGGAAAGCAGCTGGGCTGGTAAGCGAGGCATGAACTACACAATCTCGTCGATGAGTAACAGAGAGGAGGATATCGGCCTTGACCATGAACACTTCAAGAACTTGAAGAACTTTTGGGAGAAGGGAGCAGACTCAGTGGCAGTGGGGAgcatggcagcagagccagtcTGGGCAGAGGCAGACAGTTGGGAGTTCAAGCTGTGCCACTTCCTCTCTGTGCAGTCTGGGAAAGGCCAGGATGCTGATGAAAAATATGGCGCCTTCATCAAATCAAGGACCCCCTACAAAAGGACAATCACGTTGTCTTCTAGTGAGGAGGGGCCAAGCTATGCCACTTCTGCAAGGAAGGGCTCAGTTTCCATCACTCCCAGATCCACTTATGCCAAGAGCAAAGGCAGCCTGGTTAAAAGAAATGGCTTTCTGAGTGAAAGCAATGGGAACCTGCTGATGCCAGAGGAAGAGAAGATGGTGCAGCACTGCTTCAAGAAATCCAGACTGCCTGTGCGAGCACTTTCCACCCAACTCGAGTCACCTACCAAGGATGTGTCTGGGAGCACACTGGCGCCAGGGGCGGCTGCGGAGGAGCTGGTTGCGGCAGAAGTGCACAAGCCCACAGTGAAGTCTCTGGCGAGCAAGGTGCAGATACTGATTGAGCCTGTGCTCACAGATGGTGGAAGCGAtgatgagaaagaagaaagatctGATTTGGGTGAACCATCTGGAGAGAGAGAAGCTGTTCAGGGAACAGACTCAGCTGTTTACTCAG AGAAAGACTGGGAtcattctcctgctgctcaggcacTGGCCCGAGCAAATAGCATTAATCTTGCAAAGAGCATGATGAACATTTACACAACCACAGAAA CATACAATAAACCTTATTTGATACCACATCAATTTCTTGAACCTGAAAGAGTCAAAGAACTGAGCacatcctctcctctcctgttgTCTGAG ACTGAATCAGACACGGCTTCAGAGATCAGCTTCCAGTTTAACAGGCACAAAAAGACACCCAGCATTGGCAGCCACTCATCCGACATGGCTTCTGTCTCCTCG GTGAGTGGCAGTGTACTCAGTGTCTACAGCGGTGATTTTGGGAGTGTGGATGCCCAAGGAACCGTGGAATTTGCTCTAGACTATGATGAGAAGAACCGGGAGTTCCAGGTCCATGTGTCCCAGTGCAAGGACTTGGCTGTAGTGGATGAGAAAAAAGGCAGATCCGACCC GTATGTTAAAACCTACCTGCTCCCAGACAAAGCTAGGATGGGTAAGAGGAAAACATCAGTGAAGAAGAGGACAGTGAACCCCATTTACAATGAGGTCTTACGG tacaaaatagagaaaatggTATTGCTGatacaaaaattaaatctctctGTTTGGCACAATGATCCATTGGGACGTAACAGTTTTTTGGGAGAGATTGAAATAGACTTGGCCAGCTGGGACTGGAGCAACAGGAAGCTCAACTGGTACCTGCTGAAGCCCCGG aGCCTTTCTGTTGTTAATGGTGTGGATCATCGAGGAGTGATGAGTTTATCCATTAAGTATGTCCCCCCTGGAAGCCTAG GGCCCAAGAATCCTCCCTCTGGTGAAGTTCACATTTGGGTCAAAGACGTCAAGGACCTGCTGCAGTTGCGTCCATCAGGAGTTGACTCCTTTGTGAAGTG CTATGTGCTTCCAGACACCAGTAAGAAGAGCTACCAAAAGACCCGAGTCATAAAGAGAGACACAAACCCTGTTTTCAATCACACCATTGTGTATGATGGCTTTCATACAGAGGATCTGAAGGATGCCTGTGTTGAACTCACTGTGTGGGATCATGAAAAGCTTACCAACCATTTCCTTGGAGGAATCAGGCTAGGCCTTGGGACAG GTTTGAGCTATGGCATCTCTGTGGACTGGATGGACTCCACACAGGAGGAGGTGGCCTTTTGGCAGGAGATGATGTTGGCTGCCAATGAATGGATCGAAGGATTGCTGCCATTGCGCTCActggcagggaggaaaaatctgaaataa